TCTTTGGCAATTCTCAGCGCGCATTCGCCCATTTCTTGGCGCATGTCAGGCGTTAGAATGCTCGACGGCGCTTCCTCGATAACTTTTTGATGACGGCGCTGAATGGAACATTCGCGCTCAAAAAGATAAGCGCCATTTCCGTACGAGTCACACAAAATCTGAATTTCAACATGGCGCGGGTTTTCCAAATATTTTTCAATATAAACGCGTCCGTCGCCAAATGCTGCCAGCGCTTCATTTCGGGCGGCATTGAATGAAGATGCAAAGAGCTCTTTCGATTCAACTTTTTTCATGCCTTTGCCGCCGCCGCCAGCAGTGGCTTTAATCAGCACTGGAAAGCCAACTTTTTCAGCAACCTGTGAGGCTTCTTGCAAATTTTCAATCGAGCCTTCCGTGCCGGAAGCAATCGGTAAATTAGCTTTGATGGCAATTTTTCGCGCCTCAATTTTATCGCCGAGTGCTTGAATTACATCCGGTTTCGGGCCGATAAAAATCAACCCGCGTTCGGCGCAGGCTTTTGCAAACGCCGCATTCTCAGAAAGAAATCCGTAGCCCGGATGAATGGCGTCGCAACCGGATTTTTCGGCCACTTCAAAAATCTTTTCTTGAACCAAGTAGCTTTCTCGTGATGTAATGCCGCCAATGCAATACGCTTCGTCGGCAAGCTGATAAAAGCGAGCTTTTTTATCGGCGTCTGAATAAACTGCTACCGATTTGACGCCCATTTCTTTTAGGGTACGAAATACCCGAATTGCAATTTCTCCTCTGTTGGCGACTAAAACCTTCTGGATTGCCATATCCTATTTGATTTTTTTCAATTAGTTCATCCAAAATTCATGACTTGCTTAAGATAGCAAAAGGCTTGAATGTTCGGGGGATAATTATTTCTGTAATGTTGCGAATTATTTTTGCAGCAATCCGGCCAGCGTGAGCGAAGACTCAACGCGCTATCTTTTGCTCTTCGCTCAGCTGAGGCGCGGCGCTATTTACTTTGGAATTCCGTATTCTTCCAGCACTTTATAGACGTGCTTCGGAACAATCGTCTCAAACTTTTCGGGATAAAAAAGCTTCACATAGTAATAATTGCGCAAAATGTGGAAATCGATAGTGTAGCGGGCAAACTCAAGTCCTTTGGGGCCTTTTTTGCTCATCATGTAGGTAATCAGCTTGCCAACCCAAATGGGAATGCGGCGACCAGTTTTGGCTGGCGCTTTGTTGCCAAGCTTGAGTTGTTCTATGGTGCGTTCGACGTTCATTTTAACGGCTTCGCGAGCGTCGCCAGAAGTTTCCTCCGGGTAAGTGTCCAATTCATCTTCAACGAACTTCAAAAGTTCCTCGCCTTTTTCGGTTCTCAGCAAAACCCACTGTCTTTTTTCGTTCGGCATAAAAGGTGCGCCAAGATAGCCGACCGTTAAATCCGAAAGGCTATTGACATAATCAAAGCAGCTCATGCAGCTTGGCGCAAAAACGCCAATTTGC
Above is a window of Chloroherpeton thalassium ATCC 35110 DNA encoding:
- the accC gene encoding acetyl-CoA carboxylase biotin carboxylase subunit, with product MAIQKVLVANRGEIAIRVFRTLKEMGVKSVAVYSDADKKARFYQLADEAYCIGGITSRESYLVQEKIFEVAEKSGCDAIHPGYGFLSENAAFAKACAERGLIFIGPKPDVIQALGDKIEARKIAIKANLPIASGTEGSIENLQEASQVAEKVGFPVLIKATAGGGGKGMKKVESKELFASSFNAARNEALAAFGDGRVYIEKYLENPRHVEIQILCDSYGNGAYLFERECSIQRRHQKVIEEAPSSILTPDMRQEMGECALRIAKEVGYENAGTVEFLVDKHRKFYFLEVNTRLQVEHPVTEMITGIDLVREQVKIAQGEPLSFTQDDLQIMGHSIECRIYAEDSENFMPSTGVVPHYVEPNGFGIRTDSAIQSGSEISMYYDPMIAKLVVWDKNRESAILKMRRALSEYEIAGVDTTIPFCQFALRHEAFCSGEFDTHFIQNFYFNREKAPLGEKQSAVAAIAAAIFQAKQNGAAQETQKNTSSRVCSSWEKRKMMR